The Eriocheir sinensis breed Jianghai 21 chromosome 54, ASM2467909v1, whole genome shotgun sequence genome includes a region encoding these proteins:
- the LOC126983754 gene encoding FUN14 domain-containing protein 1-like, with protein sequence MGGAGGAKVRSTADEGIEEFEVLDVRGTAANTMSWLQRFMQDLAREPVAKQVAVGGASGWVVGYLSMKVGKVAATVVGGSLLVMQLAAHKGYIKVDWNRVNRDLEENAKKLKREVESSVNPSRVSEEAPLQDAARRLDRTLEKAADRLERRLGRAEDQVDGWLGRKMASARRLYRRHVLGDTSRLSVDEMYALNMYIVAFTAGTMLGVGTAKMI encoded by the exons ATGGGGGGCGCTGGGGGGGCCAAGGTGAGGTCAACGGCGGACGAGGGCATAGAGGAGTTTGAGGTGCTGGACGTGCGAGGGACAGCCGCCAACACCATGTCCTGGCTCCAGCGATTCATGCAAGACCTGGCAAGGGAACCCGTGGCCAAGCAGGTGGCTGTGGGGGGCGCCTCGGGATG GGTGGTGGGCTACCTGTCCATGAAGGTGGGCAAGGTGGCGGCGACGGTGGTGGGCGGCAGTCTGTTGGTCATGCAGTTGGCGGCACACAAGGGGTATATTAAG GTGGACTGGAACCGGGTGAACCGTGACCTGGAGGAGAACGCGAAGAAGCTCAAACGCGAGGTGGAATCGAGCGTCAACCCCAGCAGGGTGTCCGAGGag GCCCCACTACAAGACGCCGCGCGCCGACTGGACCGCACGCTGGAGAAGGCGGCAGACAGGCTGGAGCGGCGGCTGGGACGGGCGGAGGACCAGGTGGACGGGTGGCTGGGGCGGAAGATGGCCTCCGCCCGCCGCCTGTACCGCCGCCACGTGCTGGGGGACACGAGCCGCCTCAGCGTGGACGAGATGTACGCACTCAACATGTACATCGTGGCCTTCACCGCCGGCACCATGCTGGGCGTCGGCACCGCCAAGATGATCTAG